One Solanum lycopersicum chromosome 2, SLM_r2.1 genomic region harbors:
- the LOC138342002 gene encoding uncharacterized protein, which yields MAVEVQKPGKTYFDGASHCEGAGTGVIFVTSQEEILPYSFTLTQCFSNNVAEYQVLILGLEMAVDMKELHLQVFGDSEFVINQLLGSYEIKEPELRHYHDYAQKLNRWLGDVYLQHVPR from the coding sequence ATGGCTGTTGAAGTTCAAAAGCCTGGGAAGACGTATTTTGATGGGGCCTCACATTGTGAAGGAGCCGGCACTGGAGTGATATTCGTCACTTCTCAAGAGGAGATCTTGCCATATTCCTTCACCTTAACACAATGTTTCTCCAATAATGTTGCAGAATATCAAGTCTTAATACTTGGGCTTGAAATGGCAGTCGATATGAAGGAATTGCATTTACAAGTTTTTGGAGACTCTGAATTTGTGATCAACCAATTATTGGGTAGCTATGAAATCAAAGAGCCAGAATTGCGCCACTATCATGACTATGCACAAAAATTGAATAGATGGCTTGGAGATGTATATCTTCAACATGTTCCAAGATAG